The DNA segment GGGGACAGGCCCGCTTGGACACAGCTATGTGATCGACAACAACGCAGTTGGCGCTACGATCACGTTTGATTTTGACAGCAATGTCGTGAACGGCGAACTGGTGCATTTCACAGTCTATACCGACAACACGACCGATCAGGTGAATTTCGGCATTGCAATGCTTCCTGTAGTTCCCGAGCCGGCAACGATGGCACTGCTTGGTATCGGAGCACTGGGTCTGCTGAGACGCAGAAAATAGTCTCGAAAGAAGAAATAACACATTCGGATAAGGCTTGTGAGTGATCGCAAGCCTTTTCTATTGCGCGGCGCTATCGGCGCGAAGACTGGCCGAGATGCTGTCTTATGGTATCGATCAGCTTTTTGTGTTCGACGGGTTTTGAGAGGTAACCGTCACAGCCGGCCTCGATGCATTTTTGCTCGTCGCCTGCCATCGCATGAGCGGTCAAAGCGATAATGGGCGTTTCGAGTCCCGCATCGCGAAGCTGTTTAGTGGCCAGATAGCCGTTGATCCTGGGCATCTGGATATCCATCAGTATCAGGTCGAAGGATTGCGAGTTTGCCATATCTACAGCCTGCTGTCCGTCATCCGCGGTGACCACCTCGATCTCGTTTTTCTCGAGAATCAGTTTTACGAGCATCTGGTTGACAGGGCTGTCCTCGGCAAGCAGGACCTTAAGGTGTTCATGTGAATTGCGGGCAAGTTGATTTTTTACCAATTGTGGTTCGTCGACCTGAGCAGTTTCAGACTTCGGCCCAGAAACTTTATCATTATCGAATTGGGGTGCTGCTTGAGTTTGGTATTCCGGTTCACTTTCATCATGATCGGCCTCATCATAGCCTTCACTGGTTCCTGCCGCGGGCTCGAGCGGTACAGTCATTGTGAATGTCGAACCGACGTTCTCTTCGCTCTCGAGTTCGAGATCTCCGCCAAGCAGTACAGCGAGTCTCTTGGTGATGGCCAGGCCCAGACCGGTACCGCCGTATTTGCGTGTTGTGCTGCCGTCGACCTGAGTAAACGATTCGAAAATATCTTTCTGTTTTGTCTTTGAGATACCTATGCCGGTATCTTTGACCGAGAAGACGAGCTGAGCATCGTTGCCGGCTCTTTGCAGCTCTACGTCCAGATGCACATGGCCTTGTTCCGTGAATTTGATGGAGTTGTTGAGCAGGTTAACGAGACATTGCCGGAGTCTGACAGGATCAGTTCGCATGTTACGGGGAACCTTGGCATCCATGTTGATCCTGAACTCGAGCGATTTGTTTTGTGCCATGCCCTTGAGAAGTGACTCGATCTGCGAAAGCATCTTGGGCAGGTAAATATCAACTTTTTCCATTTCGAGTTTTCCCGCTTCGATCTTTGAAAAGTCAAGAATATCATTGATTATCGCAAGCAGATGATTTGCACTGCTGTGGATAGTCTCCACGAATTCCCTCTGCTCTGGCGGCATGTCTTCTTCAAGCAGCAGGTCGCTGAATCCTATAACCGCGTTCATGGGTGTTCTGATCTCGTGGGACATATTCGCGAGGAATTCGCTTTTTGCTTCATTGGCATTTTGTGCATCTCTAGCGAGCAGGTTGGCCTTTTCCACGGAGATGGCGAGCTGGCTGTTGGCCTGTTCGGAATGCTTCCAGGCGGCCTCTATTTCGGTTTTGGCATTTCGAAGTGCCTCTTCGGTTTCTTCTTTACGGGCAATTTGTTCTGAGAGCTGTTCATTTGCCTGGGTCAGTTCAGCGGTTCTTGCTATGACCCTGTTTTCGAGTTCGTCATTTGCTTGTACCAATTTCGCATCTCGTCTCTGGATCCGGTTGAGCATCTCATTGAAGGCATCTATCAGCATGCCAACTTCATCATTCGCATGCTTTAACGCACGGATGGTGTAATCTTTGCCCTTTGTGACTTTCTGAGCTGTTTTGGTGAGTGCGACAATGGGTTGAGAGATTATACGTTGAAGCATCATTGAAAGGGGATAGGAGATTACCAGCACCAGAACAATTATGAATGTGCTGACAAGAGCTGTGGACCTGAGATTTTGATGCAGCGGGCTGAGATCGG comes from the Anaerohalosphaera lusitana genome and includes:
- a CDS encoding response regulator translates to MGLRDMQIKDKLKLIIMATCLTALLLTGIGSTICSHLIAKKHLIQQLEVQAKIMADSCKASVAFDDKTSAAEQLSTLHFLPYVYHAVVLKNDGSKFTSYVRPGDDAEMNPADYSNSQKIFGEGFIAVGTDIFLDNEKIGRVIIFSDLSPLHQNLRSTALVSTFIIVLVLVISYPLSMMLQRIISQPIVALTKTAQKVTKGKDYTIRALKHANDEVGMLIDAFNEMLNRIQRRDAKLVQANDELENRVIARTAELTQANEQLSEQIARKEETEEALRNAKTEIEAAWKHSEQANSQLAISVEKANLLARDAQNANEAKSEFLANMSHEIRTPMNAVIGFSDLLLEEDMPPEQREFVETIHSSANHLLAIINDILDFSKIEAGKLEMEKVDIYLPKMLSQIESLLKGMAQNKSLEFRINMDAKVPRNMRTDPVRLRQCLVNLLNNSIKFTEQGHVHLDVELQRAGNDAQLVFSVKDTGIGISKTKQKDIFESFTQVDGSTTRKYGGTGLGLAITKRLAVLLGGDLELESEENVGSTFTMTVPLEPAAGTSEGYDEADHDESEPEYQTQAAPQFDNDKVSGPKSETAQVDEPQLVKNQLARNSHEHLKVLLAEDSPVNQMLVKLILEKNEIEVVTADDGQQAVDMANSQSFDLILMDIQMPRINGYLATKQLRDAGLETPIIALTAHAMAGDEQKCIEAGCDGYLSKPVEHKKLIDTIRQHLGQSSRR